One genomic region from Fictibacillus marinisediminis encodes:
- a CDS encoding ribonuclease J, which produces MTTKQQNSEKIKVFALGGIGEIGKNMYVVEAGEDIFVLDAGLMFPQEEMLGIDIVIPDITYLVQNKDRVKGIFLTHAHEDHIGGLPFILKQLPVPVYGTKLTLGLVEAKLKEAGLHKSTQTHLVSAESVLDFGEYKVTFFGTNHSIPDSVGIAVHTPQGVIVNTGDFKIDQSPIDGKHTDFGKIAELSSKGVLCLLSDSTNAERPGMTGSEKSVGYEIDNVFAEAKGRIIIASFASNVHRIQQIFTAASKTNKKIVITGRSMVKVVDIASDLGYLNIEKDSVISIDQMNNYAEDRIVILTTGSQGEQMAALSRMAHKAHKQIAIRHTDTVVIAATPIPGNERSVARIVDLLMRTGADVIFGQRKVHVSGHGSQEELKLMLSWMKPKYFIPVHGEYKMQKAHQNLALQVGVEAENIFILEKGEVVEFADGLAKRTGKVPAGNVLVDGLGVGDIGNIVLRDRKLLSQDGILVVVVTISRASNQIISGPEIISRGFVYVRESEELLQEANKLVTEVLDKCMQEKVKDWSSLKSNMRDSLSHYLFDKTRRRPMIMPIIMEI; this is translated from the coding sequence TTGACAACGAAACAACAAAATAGCGAAAAGATTAAAGTTTTTGCCCTGGGCGGTATTGGCGAAATAGGCAAAAACATGTATGTGGTCGAAGCGGGTGAAGATATCTTTGTCCTGGATGCAGGATTAATGTTTCCTCAGGAGGAGATGCTTGGCATCGATATCGTGATCCCTGATATCACCTATCTTGTCCAGAATAAGGACAGGGTGAAGGGAATTTTTCTGACCCATGCACACGAAGACCACATCGGCGGCCTTCCTTTTATTTTAAAGCAGCTTCCTGTTCCTGTTTACGGAACGAAGCTTACCCTTGGGCTTGTAGAAGCAAAGCTGAAAGAAGCTGGACTTCATAAGAGCACTCAAACCCACTTAGTAAGTGCAGAATCCGTCCTTGACTTTGGAGAGTATAAAGTTACTTTCTTTGGCACAAACCACAGTATTCCTGATTCCGTCGGCATTGCCGTTCACACGCCGCAGGGAGTCATCGTGAATACAGGGGACTTTAAAATTGACCAGTCTCCGATTGATGGAAAGCATACGGATTTTGGCAAAATCGCTGAGCTGAGCAGCAAAGGTGTATTATGTTTGCTTTCTGACAGCACAAATGCGGAAAGACCTGGAATGACCGGCTCAGAAAAATCAGTCGGTTATGAGATCGATAATGTGTTTGCTGAAGCAAAGGGCCGAATCATCATTGCTTCCTTTGCATCCAATGTCCACCGGATCCAGCAGATCTTTACTGCAGCTTCCAAAACCAACAAGAAAATTGTGATTACCGGCAGAAGCATGGTAAAGGTTGTTGATATCGCTTCTGATCTAGGGTATCTGAACATTGAGAAAGACAGTGTCATTTCTATTGATCAGATGAATAACTATGCGGAAGACCGTATTGTTATTTTAACAACGGGCAGTCAAGGCGAACAGATGGCAGCTTTGTCGCGCATGGCGCATAAAGCCCATAAACAGATTGCGATCCGGCATACCGATACTGTAGTGATTGCAGCGACTCCGATTCCGGGCAACGAGCGTTCTGTAGCGCGAATTGTGGACTTATTGATGCGTACGGGCGCAGATGTGATTTTCGGACAGCGCAAAGTTCACGTTTCCGGACATGGCAGTCAGGAAGAATTAAAATTGATGCTTAGCTGGATGAAACCGAAATATTTTATCCCTGTACATGGTGAATATAAAATGCAAAAAGCGCATCAAAATCTTGCCCTTCAAGTTGGCGTTGAAGCTGAAAATATTTTTATCCTTGAAAAAGGGGAAGTAGTTGAATTTGCGGACGGTCTTGCTAAACGCACAGGAAAAGTTCCTGCTGGGAATGTTCTTGTAGATGGTCTTGGTGTAGGAGATATCGGAAACATTGTGCTCCGTGACCGCAAGCTTTTGTCTCAGGATGGAATATTGGTTGTTGTCGTTACGATCAGCAGGGCATCCAATCAGATCATCTCAGGTCCTGAAATCATTTCCCGCGGATTCGTATACGTTCGCGAGAGTGAGGAATTGCTTCAGGAAGCCAATAAACTCGTTACAGAAGTGCTCGATAAATGCATGCAGGAGAAAGTGAAGGACTGGTCCTCATTAAAATCAAACATGCGCGACTCACTGAGTCATTATTTATTTGATAAAACACGCCGTCGGCCGATGATTATGCCGATTATTATGGAAATCTGA
- a CDS encoding ClpP family protease, with translation MNQEQEPKQPSLPNNNSDQNSLVNKLQSLGQTNVPQMEGSSIHCLTIVGQIEGHVQLPPNNKTTKYEHLIPQLVAIEQNPKIEGLLIILNTVGGDVEAGLAISEMIASLSKPSVSLVLGGGHSIGVPIAVSANYSFIAKTATMTIHPVRLTGLVIGVPQTFEYLDKMQERVINFVTSHSEITEEKFKELMFSKGNLTRDIGTNVIGKDAVNDGLINEVGGVGQAIAKLNELMEQHREKPDEGLEVIQ, from the coding sequence ATGAATCAGGAACAAGAACCAAAACAGCCGTCATTGCCCAACAACAATTCGGATCAGAACAGTCTCGTAAATAAACTGCAGTCACTCGGACAAACAAACGTTCCGCAGATGGAAGGCTCTAGTATCCACTGCCTTACGATTGTAGGCCAGATAGAAGGACATGTTCAGCTTCCGCCGAACAACAAAACAACGAAGTATGAGCATCTGATCCCTCAATTGGTTGCGATCGAGCAAAACCCGAAGATTGAAGGGCTGCTGATCATCTTAAATACGGTGGGAGGGGACGTTGAAGCAGGTCTTGCCATCTCTGAAATGATCGCCTCGCTTTCCAAGCCTTCCGTTTCACTCGTTCTTGGAGGTGGGCATTCGATTGGAGTGCCGATTGCTGTTTCAGCAAATTATTCCTTCATCGCAAAAACCGCAACGATGACAATTCATCCTGTCAGGCTTACCGGGCTGGTTATCGGGGTGCCTCAAACGTTTGAATATCTCGATAAGATGCAGGAAAGGGTCATCAATTTCGTTACCTCACATTCAGAAATAACCGAAGAAAAATTTAAAGAACTTATGTTTTCCAAAGGAAACCTAACCAGGGATATCGGGACGAATGTGATTGGAAAAGATGCTGTCAATGATGGACTAATCAATGAAGTCGGCGGTGTCGGCCAGGCGATCGCGAAGCTGAACGAACTGATGGAGCAGCACCGAGAAAAACCGGATGAAGGACTTGAGGTGATCCAATGA
- a CDS encoding YlzJ-like family protein, with amino-acid sequence MTWYTLMPHELMFPEGQEGQSAENSVQSTMLFNDIPVLVEQISPMEYKVVRVISTDPAHFMNADCCPGQILRAGHF; translated from the coding sequence ATGACCTGGTATACACTCATGCCTCATGAACTCATGTTTCCTGAAGGACAGGAAGGGCAATCAGCTGAAAACAGCGTTCAATCCACCATGCTTTTTAACGATATCCCGGTCCTTGTGGAGCAGATCTCCCCAATGGAATATAAAGTGGTACGGGTGATCAGCACTGATCCTGCCCATTTTATGAATGCCGACTGCTGCCCAGGCCAAATTCTAAGAGCAGGCCATTTCTAA
- a CDS encoding FtsK/SpoIIIE family DNA translocase — MAKRNKKASKKTSAWKEQLSYELAGLLLLALTMLALARMGKVGLAFVQFLRFFSGEWYGVLLVGTLAVSIYLIWKRKTPPVWGKRLAGFYLFYISMLILSHLKLFSLLSKQGRWADTSVIRNTWEIYWSQLSGNTPEADLGGGMIGSVGFAMFHFLFGVQGSGVILVFVMIISLILITGKSLSGVISKIVEAAGNFFSHTYESLQAKTQELKKSQRKSEKRTSKKEAPSVDEQQGEHKPADEDYEPIIEDFTRNLDRDESSAVQLKFGSKGFHEEKNEKTEQKQEDSEQAGLQASFEQTEEEHNENYALPSMDLLDRPAATGQHKERQYAASKSNAKKLEKTFESFGVKARVLKVHLGPAVTKYEVYPDVGVKVSKIVNLADDIALALAAKDIRIEAPIPGKSAVGIEVPNQEVATVTLREVLESSQYQKQTSRLAIGLGRDISGEPIFAELSRMPHLLVAGATGSGKSVCINGIITSILMRAKPHEVKMMMIDPKMVELNVYNGVPHLLAPVVTEPKKAAQALKRVVSEMERRYELFSHSGTRNIEGYNDSIKRQNNESGAKQPSLPYIVVIVDELADLMMVASGDVEDAIIRLAQMARAAGIHLIIATQRPSVDVITGIIKANIPSRIAFSVSSQTDSRTILDMGGAEKLLGRGDMLFLPSGASKPTRIQGAFLSDQEVEKIVEFVISQQKAQYQKEMIPTEEAQVTMEMEDDLFPEAVKLVVDMQTASVSMLQRRFRIGYSRAARLVDAMEAKGVIGPYEGSKPREVLLTSLPEQNQASSS, encoded by the coding sequence ATGGCGAAAAGAAATAAAAAAGCTTCAAAAAAAACGTCAGCTTGGAAAGAACAATTAAGCTATGAACTTGCCGGCCTTCTTTTGCTTGCTTTAACGATGCTTGCATTGGCCCGAATGGGAAAAGTAGGACTGGCTTTTGTACAGTTTCTCAGATTCTTCAGCGGCGAATGGTACGGCGTGCTTCTCGTCGGAACGCTGGCCGTGTCAATCTATTTAATCTGGAAACGCAAGACTCCGCCGGTTTGGGGAAAAAGGCTTGCGGGATTTTATTTGTTCTACATATCGATGCTCATTCTTAGCCATCTGAAATTATTTTCTCTGCTTTCAAAACAGGGGAGATGGGCAGATACGTCTGTCATCAGGAATACTTGGGAGATCTATTGGTCACAGCTTTCAGGGAACACGCCAGAGGCAGATCTCGGAGGCGGGATGATCGGATCAGTCGGTTTTGCAATGTTTCACTTTTTGTTCGGAGTACAGGGCTCTGGCGTCATTCTTGTTTTTGTTATGATTATTTCACTGATTCTCATCACAGGAAAATCACTGTCAGGTGTCATTTCAAAAATCGTAGAGGCAGCCGGCAACTTTTTTTCTCATACATACGAATCTCTGCAGGCTAAAACACAAGAATTAAAAAAAAGCCAGAGGAAAAGCGAAAAACGAACATCTAAAAAAGAAGCGCCTTCAGTGGATGAGCAGCAAGGAGAACATAAGCCTGCAGACGAAGATTATGAGCCGATCATTGAGGATTTTACCAGGAACTTGGACCGCGACGAGAGTTCTGCCGTACAGCTGAAATTTGGCTCAAAAGGATTTCATGAAGAAAAAAATGAGAAGACAGAACAAAAACAAGAAGATTCTGAACAGGCAGGATTGCAAGCAAGCTTTGAACAGACAGAAGAAGAACATAATGAAAACTATGCACTTCCTTCCATGGACCTCTTAGATCGGCCAGCTGCTACTGGCCAGCATAAAGAAAGGCAGTATGCAGCAAGTAAAAGCAATGCTAAAAAACTTGAGAAGACATTTGAGAGCTTCGGGGTAAAAGCAAGAGTGCTGAAAGTCCATCTTGGTCCTGCTGTTACGAAGTATGAAGTATATCCTGATGTGGGCGTAAAAGTCAGCAAAATCGTCAACTTGGCGGACGATATCGCCCTAGCTCTTGCTGCTAAAGACATTAGGATTGAGGCACCGATACCTGGAAAGTCAGCTGTCGGTATCGAGGTTCCCAACCAAGAAGTAGCTACAGTTACTTTAAGAGAAGTACTTGAGTCCAGCCAGTATCAGAAACAAACCTCCAGACTGGCGATTGGTCTCGGGCGTGATATCTCGGGCGAGCCGATTTTCGCAGAGCTTTCGAGAATGCCCCATCTCCTTGTTGCAGGAGCAACAGGAAGCGGGAAAAGCGTATGTATCAACGGCATTATAACAAGCATCTTGATGCGGGCGAAGCCTCATGAAGTCAAGATGATGATGATCGATCCAAAGATGGTAGAACTGAACGTGTACAATGGCGTCCCTCACTTGCTGGCACCTGTTGTTACAGAGCCGAAAAAAGCAGCACAAGCTTTAAAAAGGGTCGTAAGTGAGATGGAACGGCGTTATGAACTGTTCTCCCATAGCGGTACGAGAAACATAGAAGGATACAACGACAGTATTAAAAGACAGAACAATGAGAGCGGGGCCAAACAGCCTTCCTTGCCTTATATTGTAGTCATTGTGGACGAGCTGGCAGATTTGATGATGGTTGCTTCAGGAGATGTCGAGGATGCGATCATCCGCCTTGCCCAGATGGCTCGTGCTGCAGGAATCCACCTGATCATTGCTACGCAGAGACCTTCTGTTGATGTTATCACAGGGATCATTAAAGCGAATATTCCTTCACGCATCGCTTTCAGTGTCTCTTCTCAGACTGATTCTAGAACGATATTGGATATGGGCGGCGCTGAAAAGCTGCTGGGCCGAGGCGACATGCTCTTCCTGCCTTCAGGTGCATCCAAACCGACCAGAATTCAAGGAGCTTTTCTTTCGGATCAAGAAGTAGAAAAGATTGTGGAGTTTGTAATATCACAGCAAAAAGCGCAATACCAAAAAGAGATGATTCCAACTGAAGAAGCACAAGTTACCATGGAAATGGAGGATGATCTGTTTCCTGAAGCCGTAAAGCTAGTCGTCGACATGCAGACAGCATCCGTTTCCATGCTGCAGCGGCGCTTTCGTATCGGCTACTCTCGTGCCGCCCGGCTGGTGGATGCGATGGAGGCCAAAGGTGTCATCGGGCCTTATGAGGGCAGCAAGCCGAGAGAGGTTCTGCTTACCTCACTTCCCGAACAGAATCAAGCATCAAGCTCTTAA
- a CDS encoding GntR family transcriptional regulator, with translation MSIKTDHRLLYLKVIEKLKADIENGTYEEGEKLPSEFELSKQLGISRATLREALRILEDENVLIRKHGVGTFVRTRALFSSGIEELFSVTDMIERAGKKASTVFVSSVVIPAADDLKNKFNLAEDDEINVVERVRTADCEPVVYCIDHIPAVYMPSESQHKYLSMLEMLEKEAGKRVMYAVTNIEPLGFHERISEILECPEEAALLVLKQMHYDQNDEPVLYSCNYFRADKFNFTVVRKRL, from the coding sequence GTGTCCATTAAGACGGATCATCGTCTGCTGTATTTAAAAGTTATTGAGAAACTGAAAGCCGACATTGAGAACGGCACTTACGAAGAAGGCGAGAAACTCCCGTCAGAATTTGAGCTTTCTAAACAGCTGGGCATCAGCAGAGCTACATTAAGGGAAGCGCTCCGCATTCTTGAAGACGAAAATGTTCTGATCAGAAAACATGGAGTGGGAACCTTCGTCAGAACCAGAGCACTCTTTTCCTCTGGTATTGAAGAACTCTTCAGTGTGACGGACATGATTGAGCGAGCAGGCAAAAAGGCTTCCACCGTCTTCGTCTCCTCCGTCGTCATTCCTGCAGCTGATGACTTGAAGAATAAGTTTAATCTTGCAGAAGACGATGAAATCAATGTTGTTGAAAGGGTAAGAACGGCTGATTGTGAACCTGTCGTTTATTGCATCGACCATATACCCGCAGTTTATATGCCATCTGAATCACAGCATAAGTATCTCTCCATGCTTGAAATGCTTGAAAAAGAAGCCGGCAAGCGTGTAATGTATGCGGTAACAAACATTGAACCCCTCGGCTTCCATGAGCGGATTTCGGAGATCCTGGAATGTCCTGAGGAAGCGGCTCTTCTCGTTTTAAAACAGATGCACTATGATCAGAATGATGAGCCTGTTCTTTATTCATGTAATTACTTCAGAGCTGATAAATTTAACTTTACAGTCGTAAGAAAGCGCTTATAG
- a CDS encoding BMP family lipoprotein, which produces MKKRTGVLLSLALAAGTLLSACGKDEGEKSTGGGKKDAFKVAMVTDTGGVDDKSFNQSAWEGLQKFGKDNDLKKGTDFKYLQSSSASDYAPNLNSLVREKFDLVYGIGFLMAQDIQKVAKQQPNGHLALVDMVVPEKNVASITFKENEGSFLVGLIAGMQTKTNKVGFVGGVDSELIKKFENGFKAGVKTANPKAEIFVQYAGDFNKAEKGQAIANTFYGKGADIIYHAAGGTGKGVFTEAKNRAKNGEKVWVIGVDRDQHEEGMPEDVTLTSMVKRVDKAVEQVSKDTMDGKFPGGKVVEFGLNEDGVGIAPHKDNVTKEALAKVDEYKKKIQDGSLVVPKTDKEFKKFEADMKK; this is translated from the coding sequence TTGAAAAAGAGAACTGGAGTTTTATTAAGTCTAGCTTTAGCAGCCGGCACATTGCTTTCTGCCTGTGGTAAGGATGAAGGCGAAAAGTCAACTGGCGGCGGCAAAAAAGATGCATTTAAAGTGGCGATGGTAACAGACACTGGCGGTGTTGACGATAAGTCCTTCAACCAATCCGCTTGGGAAGGGCTTCAAAAGTTCGGTAAAGATAACGATCTTAAAAAAGGTACAGATTTCAAATATCTTCAATCATCCTCTGCAAGTGATTACGCTCCCAACCTGAATTCATTAGTTAGGGAAAAATTTGATCTTGTTTACGGAATCGGATTCTTGATGGCACAGGATATCCAAAAAGTCGCGAAGCAGCAGCCGAACGGACACCTTGCACTTGTTGATATGGTTGTTCCTGAAAAGAACGTTGCGAGCATCACTTTTAAAGAGAACGAAGGTTCATTCCTTGTCGGCTTAATTGCTGGGATGCAGACAAAAACGAACAAAGTCGGTTTTGTCGGCGGCGTGGACAGTGAATTAATCAAAAAGTTTGAAAACGGATTTAAAGCCGGAGTAAAAACGGCAAATCCAAAAGCCGAAATCTTTGTTCAATACGCTGGTGACTTTAACAAAGCTGAAAAAGGCCAAGCGATCGCCAACACGTTCTACGGAAAAGGCGCAGACATTATCTACCATGCAGCTGGCGGAACAGGTAAAGGTGTATTTACCGAAGCGAAGAACCGAGCTAAGAATGGTGAAAAAGTTTGGGTTATCGGTGTTGACCGCGATCAGCACGAAGAAGGTATGCCTGAGGATGTGACATTGACTTCAATGGTCAAGCGTGTAGACAAAGCTGTTGAACAAGTTTCAAAGGATACGATGGATGGAAAATTCCCTGGCGGAAAAGTAGTTGAATTCGGTCTTAATGAAGACGGTGTAGGAATTGCTCCTCACAAGGACAATGTAACGAAGGAAGCATTGGCAAAAGTTGATGAGTACAAAAAGAAAATCCAGGACGGAAGCCTTGTGGTTCCTAAAACGGATAAAGAGTTCAAAAAGTTTGAAGCAGATATGAAAAAATAA
- a CDS encoding ABC transporter ATP-binding protein yields the protein MEYVIEMRNIRKEFPGIVANDNVTLQVRKGEIHALLGENGAGKSTLMNILFGLYQPEEGEIHVKGQKISISDPNVANRLGIGMVHQHFMLVENFTVTENIILGKEITTAGRVDLKKAAKEVKALSDRYGLRVDPNAKIEDISVGMQQRVEILKTLYRGAEILIFDEPTAVLTPQEIHELMEIMKKLVAEGKSIILITHKLKEIMEACDRCTVIRRGRGIGTVDVAETNPDKLAAMMVGREVNFKVDKEDAVPKGPVLQINDLVVEDSRKVPVVDGLTLEIKAGEILGIAGVDGNGQTELLEAITGLRKATSGTIQLNGKDITNHKPRKVTESGVGHIPQDRHKHGLVLDFSIGTNMVLQTYYQQPFSKNKILKFPAIFEKANNLIKEFDVRTPSEHTLARALSGGNQQKAIIAREVDRSPDFLIAAQPTRGLDVGAIEFIHSKLIQERDKGKAVLLLSFELDEVMNVSDRIAVIYEGKIVAVVDPKQTTEQELGLLMAGGKKQKAGDLQ from the coding sequence ATGGAGTATGTCATTGAAATGAGGAACATCCGCAAGGAATTCCCTGGCATCGTTGCCAATGACAATGTCACATTGCAAGTAAGGAAAGGCGAGATTCATGCTCTTCTCGGTGAGAATGGTGCGGGAAAATCAACGCTCATGAATATTCTCTTCGGATTGTATCAGCCGGAAGAGGGAGAAATCCACGTTAAAGGCCAGAAGATTTCGATCTCTGATCCGAACGTTGCTAATCGTCTTGGAATCGGAATGGTGCATCAGCATTTTATGCTGGTTGAAAACTTCACGGTAACAGAAAATATTATTCTTGGCAAAGAGATTACAACAGCGGGCAGAGTGGATTTGAAAAAAGCAGCGAAAGAAGTAAAAGCCTTATCTGACCGTTATGGCTTGCGTGTAGATCCGAATGCGAAAATCGAGGATATTTCCGTTGGAATGCAGCAGCGTGTGGAAATTTTGAAAACGCTCTATCGCGGAGCTGAAATTTTAATATTTGATGAGCCGACAGCTGTATTAACTCCTCAGGAGATTCATGAACTCATGGAAATCATGAAAAAGCTTGTGGCAGAAGGAAAATCAATTATACTGATCACCCATAAACTGAAGGAGATCATGGAAGCTTGTGACCGCTGTACAGTTATACGCCGCGGCCGGGGAATCGGCACGGTCGACGTTGCGGAAACCAACCCTGATAAACTGGCGGCGATGATGGTCGGGCGCGAGGTGAATTTCAAGGTTGACAAAGAAGATGCTGTGCCAAAAGGGCCGGTATTGCAAATCAATGACCTGGTCGTTGAAGATTCAAGAAAAGTGCCGGTCGTTGACGGGCTGACCCTTGAAATCAAGGCAGGAGAAATCCTGGGCATCGCCGGAGTGGACGGAAACGGACAGACTGAACTTCTCGAAGCGATCACCGGTTTAAGAAAAGCAACCAGCGGCACCATCCAGCTTAACGGCAAGGACATTACGAATCATAAGCCGAGAAAGGTAACGGAATCCGGAGTGGGGCATATCCCTCAGGACCGACACAAACATGGCCTGGTCCTTGATTTTTCGATCGGTACCAATATGGTGCTTCAAACGTATTACCAACAGCCGTTTTCCAAAAATAAAATTCTTAAATTTCCCGCAATTTTTGAAAAGGCCAATAATCTTATTAAAGAATTTGATGTGCGAACACCGAGTGAACATACGCTGGCACGTGCATTATCAGGAGGCAACCAGCAGAAAGCGATCATTGCAAGGGAAGTGGACAGAAGTCCCGATTTCCTTATTGCAGCACAGCCTACACGCGGTCTTGATGTTGGTGCAATTGAGTTTATTCATTCCAAACTGATTCAGGAACGAGATAAAGGAAAGGCAGTCCTTCTTCTATCGTTTGAACTGGATGAAGTAATGAATGTAAGTGACCGCATCGCGGTTATATATGAAGGTAAAATTGTTGCTGTCGTAGATCCAAAACAAACGACTGAACAGGAACTAGGACTGCTCATGGCGGGCGGCAAGAAACAAAAAGCAGGTGATTTGCAATGA
- a CDS encoding ABC transporter permease: MNVIKGRLFHMLVPAISVLLGLLIGGIIMLVSDYDPIKAYSALIEGIFGNGYNMGETIRAASPLILSGLAVAFAFRTGLFNIGVEGQLLVGWLASVYVGINFDLPKIIHLPLAVIAGALAGAIWGVLPGILKARFKVHEVITTIMMNYIALYVTNAIIRAYMLAPGERTKDIKESASLASPWLQQLTDFSRLHYGIVVAIIGALIMWFVLWKTTTGYELRAVGFNQHASQYAGISVSKNIILAMAISGAFAGAAGTMEGLGTYQYMTINNAFTGVGFDGIAVSLLGANGSVGIIVAALLFGGLKIGALTMQSTAGVPTELIGIVIALIIFFVASSYLIRWLTNRFTKGGKL, encoded by the coding sequence ATGAATGTAATTAAAGGCCGTTTATTCCATATGCTTGTCCCGGCCATATCCGTGCTATTGGGACTTTTGATCGGCGGCATCATCATGCTGGTCTCAGACTATGATCCCATCAAAGCCTATTCTGCTTTAATCGAGGGCATTTTCGGAAACGGATACAATATGGGTGAAACGATCCGTGCGGCTTCACCGCTCATTCTTTCGGGATTAGCCGTGGCTTTTGCGTTTCGTACGGGACTCTTTAACATTGGGGTGGAAGGGCAGCTGCTTGTCGGCTGGCTAGCATCGGTCTATGTCGGGATCAACTTTGATCTCCCTAAGATCATCCACCTGCCACTAGCGGTTATCGCAGGCGCCCTAGCCGGAGCAATCTGGGGAGTGCTGCCAGGTATCCTGAAAGCGCGTTTTAAAGTTCATGAAGTTATTACTACCATCATGATGAACTATATCGCGCTATATGTAACAAATGCCATTATTCGTGCCTATATGCTGGCACCCGGTGAGAGGACGAAGGATATTAAAGAATCAGCATCCCTGGCTTCTCCTTGGCTTCAGCAGCTGACTGATTTTTCTCGTCTTCATTACGGAATTGTTGTAGCTATTATTGGTGCACTTATTATGTGGTTTGTATTATGGAAAACAACAACCGGCTATGAATTAAGAGCAGTCGGCTTCAACCAGCATGCTTCACAGTATGCGGGAATCAGCGTATCGAAAAATATTATCCTAGCCATGGCTATCTCAGGTGCCTTTGCGGGTGCTGCGGGAACGATGGAAGGCCTTGGAACCTATCAATATATGACGATCAATAACGCGTTTACAGGGGTAGGATTCGATGGAATCGCCGTTTCCTTGCTCGGAGCCAATGGATCGGTAGGGATCATTGTCGCCGCCCTTTTGTTTGGAGGACTGAAAATCGGTGCTCTTACTATGCAGTCTACCGCAGGAGTTCCCACTGAACTTATTGGAATCGTCATCGCATTGATCATTTTCTTTGTGGCGTCCAGTTACCTTATCCGCTGGCTGACCAACCGATTTACTAAAGGGGGTAAACTTTAA
- a CDS encoding ABC transporter permease, whose product MDFFDILALIVPAAIVSAAPLILTALGGVFSERSGVVNIGLEGLMMFGAFLGAIFTHYGEQWGLGAASPWMSFAVAIVGGALFAVPHAVASISLKADQVVSGVALNFLAAGLSIFLTKKLFDAGQTPDIQERIGKGDIPVLSKIPVIGDLFFSNAYSTSFVAIFLAFVVWYIIYKTPFGLRLRSVGEHPMAADTMGINVNKTRYISVIIGGAFAGLGGAIYVASIAGNFTQSTISGQGFMALAAMIFGKWHPLGAMGAALFFGLAQSLSITGEQIPLLKDIPDVYLLIAPYVLTILALAGFVGRADAPKASGQPYEKGKR is encoded by the coding sequence ATGGACTTCTTCGATATCCTTGCCCTTATTGTGCCTGCTGCGATCGTTTCAGCAGCTCCCCTTATCCTTACTGCTTTGGGCGGAGTTTTCAGTGAACGTTCTGGTGTTGTTAATATTGGACTTGAAGGACTTATGATGTTCGGCGCATTTTTAGGTGCGATCTTTACCCACTATGGTGAACAATGGGGGTTGGGCGCTGCTTCTCCATGGATGAGTTTTGCAGTAGCTATCGTTGGGGGTGCACTCTTTGCTGTTCCACATGCAGTGGCAAGCATTTCGCTGAAGGCCGATCAAGTCGTCAGCGGTGTTGCTCTTAACTTCCTTGCAGCGGGACTGTCCATCTTTTTGACGAAGAAACTTTTTGATGCAGGCCAGACGCCTGATATTCAGGAACGGATCGGCAAAGGAGATATTCCGGTGCTGTCCAAGATTCCGGTCATCGGAGACCTGTTCTTCTCCAATGCATACTCTACTTCTTTTGTAGCGATTTTCCTGGCTTTTGTCGTTTGGTATATCATTTACAAAACGCCGTTCGGCCTTCGTCTTCGTTCTGTAGGTGAACATCCGATGGCTGCTGATACGATGGGGATCAATGTTAATAAAACCCGTTATATTTCTGTTATCATCGGGGGTGCGTTCGCTGGCCTGGGCGGAGCCATCTATGTGGCTTCCATCGCTGGAAACTTCACACAGTCAACGATCTCAGGACAAGGCTTCATGGCTCTTGCTGCGATGATTTTTGGGAAATGGCATCCGCTTGGAGCGATGGGAGCGGCCTTGTTCTTCGGGCTTGCTCAAAGTTTAAGCATCACAGGGGAACAGATCCCTCTTCTCAAGGATATTCCTGATGTTTATCTGCTGATCGCGCCTTATGTGCTTACGATTCTTGCCCTAGCAGGATTTGTTGGCCGTGCAGACGCGCCAAAGGCATCCGGACAGCCTTACGAAAAAGGAAAAAGATAA